The region GGCTCCGGCGAGCAGCCCCGCAAGGGCGGCGACGGGGACGCCGGCCAGGACGGCGGCGAGCGCGGCAAGTGAGCGCACTGCACAAGGACGCGGTCGCCGTGCTCGACGGCTGGGACGCGCCGGACCCCGGTCAGGACGCGTTGCGCGAGGACTATCTGGCGTATCTGGCCGCGCACCCGGACGGGCTGTGGAAGCCGTGCGCCACCGGGCACATCACGGCCGGCGCCCTGGTCGTCGACCCGCCGCGCGAGCGCGTCCTGCTGACGCTGCACGCCAAGCTGCGGATGTGGCTGCAGATGGGCGGCCACTGCGAGGCCGAGGACACCACCTTGGCGCGGACCGCGCTGCGCGAGGGCGCCGAGGAGTCCGGCATCGAGGGGCTGCGGCTGCTCGTACCGCGTCCGGTGCAGCTCGACCGGCACCTGACGCCCTGCGCCTGGCATCTGGATGTGCAGTATGCGGCGGTCGCGCCCCCGGGCGCGGTCGAGGCGATCAGTGACGAGTCGCTGGACCTGCGCTGGTTCGGTTACGACGAGGTCGCCGATGTGGCGGACGACTCGGTGAATTCACTGCTGGCCAGGACCCGGGCGCTGCTCTGAGCGGGTCCCGGCCGGCAGCCGGGCAGGTCAGTTCGACCAGATGTTGCCCTGGTTCTGCGCGTGCGAGCCCTGCGGGCCCGCGCCGTACTGGGCGCGCAGGCCGCCGCCGAGCGGCATGTTCTGCGGCGGCATCAGCTCGCTGGGCTGCACCAGGACGTAGCCCTGGCCGACGAAGTTCAGCTCCCAGCCCTCCCCGGTGTTGCCGCGGCGGCGGAAGACCGAGCTGCTGCTGGTCTGCGCCTGCATCTGCACCCGCAGGCTGCTGGACCAGGCGACGACGGCGTCCGCGTCGCAGGACACGTACTTGTCGGGCGTGACCGGCATCAGCAGCGGCTTGCCCGAGGTCATCAGGGCGACCTTGCCGCTGCCGGAGATGTTCAGGTTGTACTGCCCGGTGCCGGACAGGCCGAACTGGCTGTCGACCGCGATGACGTCCCAGTGCAGCCCGGAGTCCAGCGCGAGGACGTAGGCGCTGTCCACGGTCAGCCCGTCGTGGTCGACGTCGAGTATGTGGATCTGCTGGGCGAGATTGGCCAGATAGACGGTGCCCTGGCCCGAGCAGCGCATCAGGTCCAGGCCCTCGCCGGTGCGGCCGCGCGCCCCGCGCTGCTGGTGCGACTGGTATTCGCCGTCGAATTCGATCATGCCCTGGTAGGCGACCATCGAGCCCTTGCGGGCCAGGCAGTCGGGGCCGGTGCTGCCGTCGAGGCGGACCCGCAGCAGATACGAATTCTGCAGGCTGTAGTGGTCCTGGTTCTGGACCTCGGTGAACGCGAAAAGCGGACTCTGCATGATGTGTCGCTCCCCCTCAGCCCCGGGCCCGCAGGCGGTCGGTGCTGTCCTCGCTCGGCTGTACGACCACGAAGCCCTGCCCGGAGAAGGCGATCTGGAAGGCCTCCCCGCTGCCCCGCCCGATCAGCGACGACGCCTTGAAGCTCCGCTTGGCCTTCATCTTCAGTCCCGACGACCAGGCCACCAGCGCGTCGGGGTCCACATAGGTCTCGTCGGCGCCGCTGCCGCAGTCCACCACGATCGGCGTACCGCGGGAGGTCACGGCGACCCAGCCCGTACCCGACACGCCGACGTTGAAAAGGCCCTGCCCGGCGAATTTGGCCAGGCCCTTGACCCGCTCGACGCCCCAGGTCAGGTGGGCGTCGAAGGCGAGCAGATTGGTGCCGTTGACCGACACCGACTCGTTGTTGAGGTTCAGGCACACCACGTCGGCGCCGTAGTCCGCGAGATAGAGCAGGCCGTCGCCGCTGCACTTCATGACGGGGGTGCTCTCACCGGTCAGCCAGGCCGAGGCCATCTGGCGCACGGCGGGCGGATTCGGCTCGTACTGCACGAAGCCCTCGTAGGCGACCATGGAGCCGGTGCGCGCGAAGAGGTCCTGGCCGGTCGCCATGGCGACCTTGAGCATCGAGGTGCCGTGGTTCTCCATCCGGGCGGCCACCGGAGTGGGTGCGTAGCCCGCGATCATCTGCTGGTCCATGGCGGGTCACACCTCGTAGGGCTGGACGACGATGAAATTGCCGGGAGCACCGCGGAACTGGAGGTTCACGGTCTCACCGCTGTGGCCGGGGTAGGCGGTCCTGCGCAGCCGCACCTGGCTGGAGACGATCACCTGGGAGGCGGCCGACCAGGCCACGATCGCGTTGCTGTCGGCGTAGGTGGTCGGGGTGACGGGCAGGACGACCGGGGTGCCGTGGGTCTTCACGATCACCGTGCCGGTGCCCTGGAACTGCATGGTGAACAGCGCGCCGCCGGGAATTCCGTGGCCCTCGATCCTGCGCACCTCGTGCTGGAGGCTCTCGTCGAAGGCGAGGACATTCTCCGCGGACACGCATATGGCGTCGCCCTGTAGTTCGATCGGGTGCAGATAGGCGGCGTTCTCGGCGAAGAAGACCTGACCGCCGCCCGTACAGCGCATCAGCTGCATCTCCTGGCCGGTCATGCTGCCGACGATCCGGCCGGAGAATCCGGCGCCCTTGTAGCCGAAGTCGACCTTGCCCTGGTAGAGCACCATGCTGCCCTGGCGGGCGAGCACCGGCTGGCCGCCGGCCTGGCTGAGGTCGGCGCGCATCATCTTGGGATTCTGCTGCGTCCAGCGCTGCCCGGTGGGCAGCTCGCGGTATTTCTGCATGGCCACGGCCAGGCCCGCGCCCTGCGCGGGCACCGGCGGCTGGGCCCCGTAGCCGGGGGGCTGCTGGCCGAAAGGCGGCTGCGCTCCGTACCCGGGCGGCGGCTGCTGGCCGAAGGACGGCTGGGCGTATCCGGGCGGCGCGGGCGGTCCCGGCGGGGTGGCCTGGCCGGGGACCTGGCCCGGGATCGGTCCCGGCGGCGGCACATGCCCGAAGGGCGGCGGGCCCGGCTGGCCGGGGGGAGGGACGAGCGGCGCGACCATGGTCGGCGCCTGGTGCAGCGACGGATTGCCGGGGGGCGGTCCGCCGAAGGAGGGGGCGGGAGCGGGCGGCGGCGGAGGCGTGCCGAAGGCCGGCGGTGCCGGGGCCGGGGCGGGCGGGGGCGCGCCGAAGGAGGGGGCGGGCGCCGGTCCGCCGGGCGGCGGGGCGAATCCGGGTACGGGCGCGCCGCCCGCGGGGGGCGCGAATCCCGGCGCCGCGGCCTGCTGGGGCGCCGGCTCCTCCTCGGCGACCTCGCCGCCGAAATTCTGCAGCAGCGCGGCCAGGCCGCCGTCGAAGCCCTGCCCGACCGCGGCGAAGCGCCAGACGTCCTTGAGATAGATGTCGGCGAGCATGACGGCCCGCTCGGTGCTGAATTCCGCGCCGGTGAAGGCGTACCTGGCGACTTCCTCGCCGCCCGCGACGATCCGCAGATATCCGGGGCCGACCTGGGACATCTGCCCGGCGCCGTCAATGGTGGCGGTGAAGGAGAGCCGCTGCACCGCGGCCGGGATGCGGTCGAGGGTGACCCGGAAGGACTCGGTGTCGCCGGACTGCGCCCCGAGCAGCTGGATCGACTCCTCGGGGGACTTCGGCTGGTTGAAGAAGATGAAGTAGCGGTCGTCCGACAGCTCTTCTTTCGCGTCGAGTCCGAAGCAGCTGATGTCGAACGTCAGGCCGGGACCCGCGATCGACACCCCGACATAGAGATCAGTCCCTGCGGTCAGATCACTGATCTTGGCCTTGTGGCCACGCTGGAATTCCCTGGCCATGGATCGACCGGCCCCCATCCCGTCCTCGCTGCTGGTGCGTTGCGACAGGCTAACCGGTCGCGCCGACAGCGGCTATTCCCCCCGGACCTCGCGGCCCTGGCGGTCGGCTCCGCCGTTGCGCACGTCGCGGACCTCGCGGTCTTCCCGGCTTTCCCTGCCGTCCCGGCTCCCCCGGCCGTCCCCGAGGCCGCGCCCCTCGCGGCCGTCCCTGCCGCCGGGCGGGTGCGGCAGCCGGTCCGCGGCGACGACGCCCTCCAGGAAGCCGCGGGCCCGCTCGGTGCGCGGATAGCTTTCCAGCAGCTTCCAGAAGGCCGACCCGTGGCCCGGCACCAGCAGATGCGCCAGCTCGTGCAGCAGCACGTAGTCGATGACGTACTCGGGCATGCCCTGCAAACGGTGGGAGAGCCGGATGCTGGCCTCGGAAGGGGTGCAGGAGCCCCAGCGGGAATTCTGGTTGGTCACCCAGCGCACGGTGTCAGGCACCGCCCGGCCGGCCAGATACTGTTCCGCCAGGCGCTCCGCGCGGGCCGCCAGCTCGTCGTCGCCGGGCATCCGGCGGCTCTCCTGGGCGGCCAGCTTCTCCAGCATCACCGCGACCCAGCGCTGCTCCTCCGCGGCCGACATCCGGGCCGGGATGAGGACGACCGTGCGGTCGCCGTCGCGGTACGCGGACACCGTCTGCCGCCGCCGGGCGCTGCGGCGTACTTCCACCGCGCTCGTCCGGTGGCCGCGGGCGGGTTCACTGGCGACATTTCGCGCGGGATCGGCGGACACGCTGTCGACGGTACCTGCTGGGTGTCCGGGAAGTCCTGTCCCCAGGCCGGTTGGCATCGGAATCACCTCGCTTCTTACGCATATTGAACGACTATTGCCCACAACCTGTGGATAACCCGGTCACCGATCCGCAGGAATGGGGCATTCTGGAGGAGTCACCCACCCACGGAGCGTGACGATCAGCGGGGACGGTCCGCAGGTCGGCGCGGGATCATGGACAGAACGGAGAAAAATATGACACCCCAAGGATGCTGACCCGCTCTTGACCGGGGGTTCGGTGGGGAGGGGCACAATGGCGAGGTGACCGACGCGAAATGAGGGGCGCATGTCTGATCTTCCGCGCAAGGCTGTGACCCGGACCGCGAAGCTTGCGGCGCTCCCCCTGGGGTTCGCCGGGCGGGCCACGCTCGGGCTCGGGAAGCGACTCGGGGGCAGACCCGCCGACGAGGTGGCGGTCGAGCTGCAGGAGCGCACCGCGGAGCAGCTGTTCAAGGTGCTGGGCGAGCTCAAGGGCGGGGCCATGAAGTTCGGCCAGGCCCTGTCGGTCTTCGAGTCCGCGCTGCCCGAGGACGTCGCGAGCCCCTATCGGGCCGCGCTGACCAAGCTCCAGGAGGCGGCGCCGCCGATGCCGGCCCGCACCGTGCACCGGGTGCTGACCGAACGGCTGGGCAAGGACTGGCGCTCGCTGTTCACCGAGTTCGAGGACGTCCCGGCCGCGGCGGCGTCGATCGGCCAGGTGCACCGGGCGGTGTGGAGCGACGGGCGCAAGGTCGCGGTGAAGGTGCAGTATCCGGGCGCGGGGGACGCGCTGCTGTCGGACCTGTCGCAGCTGGGCCGGGTGGCCAGGCTGTTCGGGCCGCTCATTCCCGGGATGGACGTCAAGCCGCTGCTCGCCGAGCTGCGCGCGCGGGTCGCCGAGGAGCTGGACTATTCGCTGGAGGCCGAGGCGCAGCACGTCCACGCGGTGGAATTCACCGGGGACCCGGATGTCGTGGTGCCCGACGTGGTGCACCAGGCCGACCAGGTGCTGGTCACCGAGTGGATGGACGGGGTGCCGCTGTCGGAGGTGATCTCCGGGGGCAGCCGCGAGATGCGCGACCGGGCCGGTCAGCTGCTGTCGCACTTCCTGTTCGCGGGCCCCGCCCGCACCGGGCTGCTGCACGCCGATCCGCACCCGGGCAATTTCCGGCTGCTGACCGACGAGGGGCCCGCCTCGGGCTGGCGGCTCGGGGTGCTGGACTTCGGCACGGTCGACCGGCTGCCCGACGGACTGCCGCTGCCGATCGGCACCGCCCTGCGGCTGGCGCTGGCCGGCGACGCGGAGCAGGTGCACGCGATGCTGCGGAAGGAGGGCTTCGTCAAGCCGACGATCACCCTCGACTCGGACGCGGTGCTCGACTATCTCAAGCCGATCATCGAGCCGGCCGGGCGCGAGGAGTTCTCCTTCGACCGGGCGTGGATGCGGGCGCAGGCGGCCAGGATCGCCGACCCGCGGTCACCGGCCCACCAGTTGGGCAAGCAGCTGAATCTGCCGCCGTCGTATCTGCTGATCCACCGGGTGACACTGAGCACCGTCGGAGTGCTCTGTCAGCTGGGCGCGACCGTAAGGATGCGGGCCGAGCTGCGGGAATGGCTGCCCGGCTTCGACCCGGAGGGGACCGCGGAGTCCGCCTGAGGAGCGGCCCGCGGGGCTACCACCAGGCAGAGTCCAGCCGGCTCTCGATGCTTCGCAGATGGCGCCGGGCGCAGTCGTCGCAGAAGTAGACGCGGCGGCCGTTCTCGACGGAGCAGGTCCACGTCAGCGGCAGACCGGCGTGGGTGGTGCCGCAGCGGGCGCATGTGGTCGTGGTCCGAGCATTCTTCTGATCCACTGGGTGACGATACCTCCGCGCCTGCCGCATTTGTCGGCATAACGCACCGCGGGGCCGGTCCTTTTGGACCGGCCCCGCGGTGGTGGTGTGCTGGTGCTCAGTGCTGTCGCGGCCTGATGCCTACTGCATCACGGCCAGGGCGAGTGCCCGCCGGGCCCGCAGCGACGCGCGCTCGGCGCGCCGCTGGAGCCGCCGGGCGGCGATCAGCCGGGTCGCCCTGCGTTCGTGCTCGGCCTCGTAGAGCCGCTGTTGCATATGGGCACGGGCCAGAGCTTCTGGCATGAGTTGCATTTCCTGGGTCCTGTTCTGGTGCGACGCCATCGCGTCGGGAGTACGTGCGGTCTGCTCGGTGCGGAAGGGTGTCATCGGGGCCTGATTCATCGGGTCGTGGTGGAGGGGACGGTCGATCGTTCCCGGAGTCCTGAGCTTCCTGGCGTTCATGCCGCAACCGCGTCCTTACGCGGGCGGCCACGCGGCCGCTTGCGGGGCACGACGACGCCCTGGATGAACAGCTCGCCGCCCCAGACGCCCCAGGGCTCGCGGCGGTCCTTGGCGCCGGCCAGGCAGGCCTCGCGGACCGGACAGGTCTGGCAGAGGGACTTGGCGTACTCGACGTCCGCCGGCGACTCGGCGAAGAAGACCTCCGGGTCGTAGGTGCGGCAGGGGACGGGTACGCCGAGGCGCTCGATCTCGTCGTCAAGCTCGGTGAGGGGCAGCAAGGTGGTCTCCGGGGGCTGTGCGGGAGGGCGACTCAGGTCGGGCGTGGGTCCGGACGGGGCGTGCTGGGCGGTAGGCACGGTGTGTTCGTTCCTCGTCTGTCGGTCGGCCGGTCGGCCGGTCTGCTGTGGTGTCTCCGTGGAGACGCTGTCTTCTGGGGAAAACAGAAGGGCCGCGGATCCCGGTCTGGGATTCCGCGGCCCTGAAGGTGCCGACCTGATGCGCTATCAGGCTGGATCACTCCAGGGTTCGAGCCCGCGGAAGGCCCACTTGCCGTACTGCTGCGTCTTCTGCTGTCCGTTCGCGGAGCCATTGGCGCCTTCTGCACCCTTGGCGTTGCCGTCGCCGGCGCCGTTGGCCGCAGCCGCGGAGGTAAAGGCATGCGCCTTCGCCTTCGCCGCCATCGCTACCGCGGGCGCCTCGGTCGGTCGCTCACTGCGCACACGGATCGGCAGAACCGGGAGCAGGGAGGAAACGAGACCGGTGGCGGGCAGAGACATGCCGAGCGGGCAGGTGGCGATCGCCGAACGATCGGTCAGTTTGGTGGTGATCAGCTGGCTGGTCATTGGGCTCGCCTCCTCTCGGCGTCTCGTAAGGTCGTTGGACCGGACTTGCCTAGTACATCACGATCGGGTGGGCTCTTGGAAGAGCCGTTCTCAACCGCGCTCGTGAAGGCTATGGGGACCTCCGCGGGATGCGCAAACTATTTTTCGGCTTCTTCCTGAGAAGATTTCAGATCCTCCGCGCGCCCCTTACCGGGACCGTCCTCCGGTCCCTCACCGGGCTCCTGCGCCGAGCCGCCGTCGAGGCCGCCCTCCGGGTCACCGTCCAGGCCGCCGTCCAGGTCACCGTCCAGGTCACCGTCCGGGTCACCCTCGGGGCCGCCGCCGGGTTCCTGGCCCGAGCAGAGCGCGAGCACGTCCGCGCCGAACTTGTCGAGCTTGCGCGCGCCGACCCCGGGGATCGACGACAGCTCGCCGGCGCCCTCCGGCCGGACCTCGGCGATGGCCAGCAGCGTCCGGTCGGTGAACACGCAGTAGGCGGGCTGGCCGAGCGCCTTGGCCTGGGTCGTGCGCCAGACCCGCAGCCGGTCGTAGAGCGCCTCGTCCAGGTCCGAGGGGCAGTCCTCGCAGCGCATCAGCTTGATCTCGCCCGGGTCGGACAGCGTGCGCCCGCACACCCGGCACAGCACCGGGCCGCGCCGCTTGCGCCCGCCGGAGCCGCGCTCCACCCCGCCCGCGCCGGCGCCGCCCGTGCCCCGGGCGCCGCGGGGCGCGGAGCCGGGCCGCAGCCCGTCCAGGAAACGGGACGGCCGCCGGCCGCCCCGCCCGCCGGGTGAGCGGGACAGCGCCCAGGACAGCCCGAGGTGCAGCCGCGCCCGGGTGACGCCGACGTAGAGCAGCCGGCGCTCCTCCTCGACCTGCTCGTCGGTCTTGGCGAAGGTGATCGGCAAGGTGCCCTCGGTCAGGCCGACCACGAAGACCGCGTCCCACTCCAGGCCCTTGGCCGCGTGCAGCGACGCCAGGGTGACGCCCTCCACGGTCGGCGCGTGCTGCGCGTTGGCCCGCTCGTCCAGTTCGGCCACGAAATCGCCGAGGGTGGCCTCGGGCCGGGCCGCGGTGAAGTCCTCCGACAGCCGCACCAGCGCGGCCAGCGACTCCCAGCGGTCCCTGACGGCGCCGGATCCGGTGGGCGGCTCCGAGGCCCAGCCGCGTGAGCTGAGCACCGCCCGCACCTGCTGCGGC is a window of Streptomyces sp. NBC_01477 DNA encoding:
- a CDS encoding NUDIX hydrolase, whose product is MSALHKDAVAVLDGWDAPDPGQDALREDYLAYLAAHPDGLWKPCATGHITAGALVVDPPRERVLLTLHAKLRMWLQMGGHCEAEDTTLARTALREGAEESGIEGLRLLVPRPVQLDRHLTPCAWHLDVQYAAVAPPGAVEAISDESLDLRWFGYDEVADVADDSVNSLLARTRALL
- a CDS encoding AIM24 family protein; its protein translation is MQSPLFAFTEVQNQDHYSLQNSYLLRVRLDGSTGPDCLARKGSMVAYQGMIEFDGEYQSHQQRGARGRTGEGLDLMRCSGQGTVYLANLAQQIHILDVDHDGLTVDSAYVLALDSGLHWDVIAVDSQFGLSGTGQYNLNISGSGKVALMTSGKPLLMPVTPDKYVSCDADAVVAWSSSLRVQMQAQTSSSSVFRRRGNTGEGWELNFVGQGYVLVQPSELMPPQNMPLGGGLRAQYGAGPQGSHAQNQGNIWSN
- a CDS encoding AIM24 family protein, which codes for MDQQMIAGYAPTPVAARMENHGTSMLKVAMATGQDLFARTGSMVAYEGFVQYEPNPPAVRQMASAWLTGESTPVMKCSGDGLLYLADYGADVVCLNLNNESVSVNGTNLLAFDAHLTWGVERVKGLAKFAGQGLFNVGVSGTGWVAVTSRGTPIVVDCGSGADETYVDPDALVAWSSGLKMKAKRSFKASSLIGRGSGEAFQIAFSGQGFVVVQPSEDSTDRLRARG
- a CDS encoding TerD family protein, which translates into the protein MAREFQRGHKAKISDLTAGTDLYVGVSIAGPGLTFDISCFGLDAKEELSDDRYFIFFNQPKSPEESIQLLGAQSGDTESFRVTLDRIPAAVQRLSFTATIDGAGQMSQVGPGYLRIVAGGEEVARYAFTGAEFSTERAVMLADIYLKDVWRFAAVGQGFDGGLAALLQNFGGEVAEEEPAPQQAAAPGFAPPAGGAPVPGFAPPPGGPAPAPSFGAPPPAPAPAPPAFGTPPPPPAPAPSFGGPPPGNPSLHQAPTMVAPLVPPPGQPGPPPFGHVPPPGPIPGQVPGQATPPGPPAPPGYAQPSFGQQPPPGYGAQPPFGQQPPGYGAQPPVPAQGAGLAVAMQKYRELPTGQRWTQQNPKMMRADLSQAGGQPVLARQGSMVLYQGKVDFGYKGAGFSGRIVGSMTGQEMQLMRCTGGGQVFFAENAAYLHPIELQGDAICVSAENVLAFDESLQHEVRRIEGHGIPGGALFTMQFQGTGTVIVKTHGTPVVLPVTPTTYADSNAIVAWSAASQVIVSSQVRLRRTAYPGHSGETVNLQFRGAPGNFIVVQPYEV
- a CDS encoding ABC1 kinase family protein — encoded protein: MSDLPRKAVTRTAKLAALPLGFAGRATLGLGKRLGGRPADEVAVELQERTAEQLFKVLGELKGGAMKFGQALSVFESALPEDVASPYRAALTKLQEAAPPMPARTVHRVLTERLGKDWRSLFTEFEDVPAAAASIGQVHRAVWSDGRKVAVKVQYPGAGDALLSDLSQLGRVARLFGPLIPGMDVKPLLAELRARVAEELDYSLEAEAQHVHAVEFTGDPDVVVPDVVHQADQVLVTEWMDGVPLSEVISGGSREMRDRAGQLLSHFLFAGPARTGLLHADPHPGNFRLLTDEGPASGWRLGVLDFGTVDRLPDGLPLPIGTALRLALAGDAEQVHAMLRKEGFVKPTITLDSDAVLDYLKPIIEPAGREEFSFDRAWMRAQAARIADPRSPAHQLGKQLNLPPSYLLIHRVTLSTVGVLCQLGATVRMRAELREWLPGFDPEGTAESA
- a CDS encoding WhiB family transcriptional regulator, with the translated sequence MPTAQHAPSGPTPDLSRPPAQPPETTLLPLTELDDEIERLGVPVPCRTYDPEVFFAESPADVEYAKSLCQTCPVREACLAGAKDRREPWGVWGGELFIQGVVVPRKRPRGRPRKDAVAA